CGGCTAGTCCTGATTGtgattgaaaaaaattcaggaCATGCTTGAAATTATTATTGATGAAGGCGGTTACAGCTCCAGACAAGCTTTTAATGTCGATGAGTCAGGACTTTACTGGAAGCGTTTTCTATCACGTACATTTATTTCCGAGGAAGAAGCTACACACCAggcttcaaactctccaaagaCAGGTTTACAAGAAGTGCCGCTAGCGATTTCAAACTGAAGCCTCTACTGGTGTCCAAGggccttaaaaaatatttcgaaaaccacgCTGCCAGTTATTTGGAGACTTAATAAAAAGGCTTGGGTAACTTCGGCGTTATTCACTGAATGGTTTGGTTTTTTTCAGGAGTCGAAGAATACTGTAGGAAGAACAACTTACCGCACAAGGCTTTGCTATTAGTCGATAATGCCCCTGGACATCCTGCAACTCTCAACCAAAGCGATGAAAATGTGAAAGTGGTCTTCCTACCACCAAATACCACTTCTCTGCTGCAACCCATGGACCAAGGTGTAATTGCTACCTTTAAAGCATACTATCTGTGTCGAACTTTCAGGCAGTTAATGGAACGATTAGACGATATAATAGCTTTGGATAAAGATAGTCAATTATCAATTaaagaaatctggaaaaatgtTGATATTCTCAAGGCTGTTGAAAATATCGAAGCTCCTTGGAAAGAGGTAGCTAGTGGCACAATGAACAAACCCTGGCGTAAAATCTGCCCAGAAGGGGTTGAGTCTCCTTCCTGCATTGATATCGTCAGCGATTCAGAAATCAACAGAGAAATTCTTGAGATTGCGAAAACTATAGGCTTtgacgaaatcgataaagaggaTATATTTGACGTAATTAATACTCCTGAagtgccactttccaacgaagaATTGTTGAATATTGTAACAGATGGCACAGAATTAGTACAACCAAATTTAGACGAGGGAGGAAAAGAGAGCAACTGGTCaaccaaaaaaatttctaaatttttggAACACATTGAGAAGGAAacctgtacatatgtatatctattcTAAGAACATATACTATATAATATTTGAAATGCACATATAGAACTCATACTTTAATATCTGTGCAACtctatattaaattaaaatgtcTTGTGTCAAATGTCAGGAATAAAATATAAACTTTTCCTGACGCTTTCTCGGGTAAAAACAAAAGTCCTGTTTTGCATGGCAAAGTCAACTTATATAAATATCCCCACAGCAGAGGTAGATATATTATGCAACTGTTTGCAGAAATTACTTCCAGATGCAAGCAATAAGATGCAGTGGCGACTTTCAGCTTTGTTAAGAAGTCATTACTCTGAAAAGGGGGTGGGGGTGTATTTAATTGAGTGAAGGGTTTCTGTCTGCATTTTCTGCGCATTTCTTGATTTAATTTACCTTTGGCATGTTCTGTCCTTCTCAATGCATTGCATATCACAGTAAGAATCTTATCTTTTGGTAATTTAAAATAagatttttccatctgtgaagtttcCAGTATATTACATCTATTGCTTGGTATTAGTTTAATATACCCAGACCtcataaaatatctttttcatttGGAGATTTTTAGTTTTGAAAGTTATGCACATTTACTTGATTAAAAATACCACCACATTCTATTATTCATTtctatttaaaatataaataattttttttgtaaaattggcATGACCGGCCTCTCCAAAAAAATGGGTTGTTGCTtttagagtttgcaatttttatcAATATTCATCCTTTAAAAGTTTTATGGTATTCTGAACTATGATTTCCAGATTATCATGAACAAGGGTTAAACAGCCTGTTTTCAGGAAACAGGATTTTCTAAAGCTCCACTCTTCTACTTTAGGACATTAGCTTGAAAGTGCATTTATCAGTCCAGGCCCATGGTGTGGTCCAGTCATTGGCTTTACGCTTCAAAAAACATTTTTGGCCTCTAAAACTTTCAGAAGGAATGAGGGTTGGAAATGTTGAAACTTGCTATCATTTTGCGTTGAAGTAGAAATACTCAGGATTTTCATCATACAGAATTACACATTTTATAGTCGCCTTGTTGTCAGCAGTATGCTTCGTAATAATCCCAATATAGGGTGGTAATCAACCTCGATGTCAATATAccttggaaatggcggcgagaacaggactggtagttctaaacaccggatccaccccaacgttccggcgcccgggctgcgagggaagcattccagacgtaaccctcgcgtcggaatcactagtGCCggtggtggacgggtggcgaattctggaagacttctcggcaagtgaccaccaatatattgttttcgaagtggtggacataaACTCTCGGTGcgcgccaccccggcgatctttctgtgcatggaacggcGCGAACGtcgtgaacaccgggaagtttgtcgaaactgtgGGAACAGGTTGGGCTACGctgaagagtactcctgggggcggtggcgcctcagctgacactgtcgcaaattcag
The window above is part of the Hermetia illucens chromosome 3, iHerIll2.2.curated.20191125, whole genome shotgun sequence genome. Proteins encoded here:
- the LOC119650967 gene encoding tigger transposable element-derived protein 1-like, which codes for MVWFFSGVEEYCRKNNLPHKALLLVDNAPGHPATLNQSDENVKVVFLPPNTTSLLQPMDQGVIATFKAYYLCRTFRQLMERLDDIIALDKDSQLSIKEIWKNVDILKAVENIEAPWKEVASGTMNKPWRKICPEGVESPSCIDIVSDSEINREILEIAKTIGFDEIDKEDIFDVINTPEVPLSNEELLNIVTDGTELVQPNLDEGGKESNWSTKKISKFLEHIEKETCTYVYLF